Proteins encoded by one window of Drosophila melanogaster chromosome X:
- the Aven gene encoding apoptosis and caspase activation inhibitor, isoform A, giving the protein MSGKDDRSKEKRRNMKQYNHHHKKDQGRSTTSSGSPPPTSRRSMVDVADSSDEPRLARRGNWQSSGAGRSSLAPQRNRDMLDTLPSDTDDVEQLGLDGAPIDENARAQLRAGDFQQLAQFPSLGGGHFTFGSEREWANVAEGQTKLHTKAASAYFTLNLTRLNVGLQTIPLYKRMDYPASLFTRAQIAAQEKAAERAEAVYQQCILKDANGGAKSRAPSAKSNKDVAPAAAEKPIAASAAEPDELDELLAMTDTQLDIGSGTITMPMPMVQPATPSSAASKNGVEEWLDSVLDE; this is encoded by the exons ATGTCCGGCAAGGACGATCGATCCAAGGA AAAGCGCAGGAACATGAAGCAGTACAATCATCACCATAAAAAGGATCAAGGGCGCTCCACCACATCGTCGGGATCGCCACCACCCACCTCCCGTCGCAGCATGGTTGATGTGGCGGACTCGAGCGATGAGCCAAGGTTGGCCAGGCGTGGCAATTGGCAGTCCAGTGGAGCAGGCCGCTCATCGTTGGCACCGCAACGGAACAGGGACATGCTGGACACCCTGCCCAGCGACACCGACGATGTGGAGCAATTGGGCCTGGATGGTGCACCCATCGATGAGAATGCCCGTGCCCAGTTACGAGCTGGCGATTTCCAGCAGCTGGCCCAGTTTCCCAGCCTCGGTGGCGGCCACTTCACCTTTGGGTCAGAGCGCGAATGGGCCAACGTGGCCGAGGGCCAGACCAAGCTACACACCAAGGCTGCCAGTGCTTACTTCACCCTGAACCTCACCCGCCTAAATGTGGGTCTGCAAACGATTCCGTTATACAAGCGTATGGATTATCCGGCGTCTTTGTTCACCCGCGCTCAGATTGCCGCCCAAGAGAAGGCCGCCGAACGGGCTGAGGCAGTTTACCAGCAGTGCATTCTGAAGGACGCCAATGGGGGCGCCAAGTCGCGAGCTCCCTCTGCTAAGTCCAATAAGGACGTTGCCCCTGCAGCGGCGGAAAAACCAATTGCTGCCTCAGCAGCTGAACCTGATGAACTTGACGAGCTATTGGCCATGACCGATACGCAACTGGATATAGGCTCTGGAACCATTACGATGCCAATGCCTATGGTGCAGCCGGCCACACCCTCATCGGCAGCAAGCAAAAACGGTGTGGAGGAATGGCTGGATTCCGTTTTGGATGAATAG
- the CG2540 gene encoding uncharacterized protein, giving the protein MLDFLTELRSSGSRADQLPGNIYTEFFANVIEEPREHGCKSADQDFTQGFSMLRTFDTENSNQLEPPAATDADVWIFGYGSLVWKTDFPYIDRRRGFVWGFKRRFYQHSIDHRGIPERPGRVVTLLPGDPAQDRVYGVAYRIAASQKGAVLDHLDYREKNGYERCSLEFHEYPTDGAEPIQVIMYVATQANDSYAGDVWQVPCIARQIFSSAGPSGPNREYLFNLAAAMDQLFPGAVDEHLEELVACVKRYIVEDEPQLIRHALLHEISGILEEEQLAEQAHQLEKLLERCQKPGGREWLIYAALQAKNKS; this is encoded by the coding sequence ATGTTGGACTTCCTGACGGAGCTGCGAAGCAGTGGTTCTAGGGCGGATCAGCTGCCCGGCAACATATACACCGAGTTCTTCGCGAACGTTATCGAGGAGCCCAGGGAACATGGATGCAAGTCAGCGGATCAGGATTTTACACAAGGATTCTCCATGCTACGCACTTTCGATACCGAAAATAGCAATCAATTGGAGCCGCCGGCGGCCACGGATGCGGATGTCTGGATCTTTGGCTATGGGTCGTTGGTATGGAAGACGGACTTCCCGTACATAGACCGACGACGCGGCTTCGTTTGGGGATTCAAGCGTCGCTTCTACCAGCACAGCATCGATCACCGGGGTATTCCCGAACGTCCTGGTCGCGTGGTCACCCTGCTGCCAGGCGATCCCGCCCAGGATCGTGTCTATGGCGTCGCCTATCGCATAGCTGCTAGTCAAAAGGGTGCTGTGTTGGACCATCTGGATTACCGGGAGAAGAACGGGTATGAGCGCTGCAGCTTGGAGTTCCACGAGTATCCGACTGACGGTGCAGAACCCATCCAAGTGATCATGTACGTGGCCACGCAGGCGAACGATTCCTATGCTGGTGATGTGTGGCAAGTTCCCTGTATTGCGAGGCAAATCTTCAGCTCGGCCGGTCCCAGTGGCCCCAATCGCGAATACCTATTCAACCTGGCCGCCGCCATGGATCAGCTCTTTCCGGGAGCTGTAGACGAGCATCTCGAAGAACTGGTTGCTTGCGTTAAGCGTTACATTGTCGAGGATGAGCCCCAGTTAATACGCCATGCGCTGTTGCATGAGATTTCCGGTATTCTGGAGGAGGAACAGCTAGCGGAGCAGGCACACCAGCTGGAGAAGCTTTTGGAGCGATGTCAGAAACCTGGCGGCCGCGAGTGGTTGATCTACGCTGCACTGCAAGCTAAAAACAAGTCGTGA